Part of the Bacteroidota bacterium genome is shown below.
GACAGTGTTCGCAACAAAGGCGCTCAAATACTCACTGTTTCAAAATGGTTCAACTGCATTTCAATTTTCACTACCGATCCCAATGTAATAGCAGGTATTCAGGCGTTGCCGTTCGTGGTTTCAATCGATACACTGGCTGAAACCCCCGTTAAAAAAGGCGCCAAATACATTCCTAAGAATTATGATACGATGAAAGAAGGCAGCCAGTCACTACCTTCCGGCAGTAAATTTTCTCAGGATATGTCGGAATTGCTTTCGCCACAGCCATCATTTCTTTCAACCAATGTTTTTGATTACGGGCAGGCTTACACACAGGCGCACATGATTGCTACGGACTATCTGCACAGTCAGGGATTTCGCGGACAAGGAATGGTAATCGCCGTTATTGATGCCGGTTTTTATCATGTAAATTCAATAGGCATTTTCGATAGCTTATGGGCAAATAATCAGATTTTGGGTACTAAAGATTTTGTTGAACCCAACGGTGATGTTTTCACAAAATCCACACACGGCATGATGGTACTTTCTATCATGGGTGGCAATGCTCCCGGACAAATGATTGGTACGGCTCCGTTGGCAAGCTACTGGCTGCTTCGTTCCGAAGATGCCGATACAGAATTCCCGATAGAAGAAGATAACTGGGTGGCCGCAGCCGAATATGCCGACAGTGTTGGCGCCGACGTTATCAATTCGTCACTCGGTTATACCGAATTTTTAAACCCCGATTGGAACCACACCTATGCCGATATGAACGGTCATACCTGCCGTTCAACGCTGGGTGCAAATATGGCCGCCGCTAAAGGAATACTCGTAGTAAACAGTGCAGGTAACTCAGGCAACGATGCCTGGAAATACATTGGTGCACCCTCTGACGGCGACAGTGTATTGTGTATCGGTGCCGTTGACGGAAATACGAATTTTGCCAGCTTCAGCTCACACGGACCGGCTTACGGTGGCGACATAAAACCCGATGTTTGTGGTATGGGCGAAGGCACCATTGTTTCGTCTACTTCGGGAAGCGTAATGCCGGGCAATGGCACATCATTCTCCAGCCCGGTTATGGCCGGCTCCGTAGCATGCCTGTGGCAATCGAACACCACCATGACCAATATGCAGGTGTATCAGGCAGTGATTGCATCGGCCAACAGGTTCAATAATCCGGACAGTCTTTATGGATACGGCATACCCAATCTGACAGGAGCCTTCCTTATTCTGAGCGGAAACAAAATTCATAATTTTGACGAAGAAAATAAT
Proteins encoded:
- a CDS encoding S8 family serine peptidase, producing the protein MRKFIFGFILVSIALSVDAQYIASKFRVTFSDKTGSPYSISTPSAFLSARAIARRTKQNIAIKLNDIPVNSWYIDSVRNKGAQILTVSKWFNCISIFTTDPNVIAGIQALPFVVSIDTLAETPVKKGAKYIPKNYDTMKEGSQSLPSGSKFSQDMSELLSPQPSFLSTNVFDYGQAYTQAHMIATDYLHSQGFRGQGMVIAVIDAGFYHVNSIGIFDSLWANNQILGTKDFVEPNGDVFTKSTHGMMVLSIMGGNAPGQMIGTAPLASYWLLRSEDADTEFPIEEDNWVAAAEYADSVGADVINSSLGYTEFLNPDWNHTYADMNGHTCRSTLGANMAAAKGILVVNSAGNSGNDAWKYIGAPSDGDSVLCIGAVDGNTNFASFSSHGPAYGGDIKPDVCGMGEGTIVSSTSGSVMPGNGTSFSSPVMAGSVACLWQSNTTMTNMQVYQAVIASANRFNNPDSLYGYGIPNLTGAFLILSGNKIHNFDEENNINVAPNPFSDSFYVVFYSKDTLKVKIELFDLAGKIVFAEDNIERGYGLTYIPVDGISNLSKGFYILKVTSGKKIFTDKIMKSR